A portion of the uncultured Bacteroides sp. genome contains these proteins:
- a CDS encoding malectin domain-containing carbohydrate-binding protein has product MKRNGVLILFSLIVCSLFAQNSVSQKKMEEVYEKIKTPYKYGLVLAPETNNYKMDCPTVFRQGDKWYMTFVIYNGRSGNDGRGYETWLAESDNLLDWKTKGRILSFRDGTWDTNQRGGFPALPDMEWGGSYALQPYKGNYWMTYIGGVNAGYEAGPLRIGMAWTKEKNLGEAVEWESIEKPLLSSEDKNAQWFENLTQYKSTVYWDKKKTLGYPFVMFYNAGGRHPQTQLKGERIGIALSKDMKKWKRYAGNPVFSHETQGTITGDAQIQKMGDVYVMFYFSAFAPSRQYKAFNTFACSYDLIHWTDWAGDDLIIPSKNYDNLFAHKSCVINHDEVVYHFYCGVNKDDQRGIAVATSKPMGRSAVRFPQPEEKNRRTILQLDKDWKTTLLLDQEKKELTDKILPSSFTKSELWQTVNIPHNWDDYYGYRQLTHGNLHATALYKKSFTAPKVQAGKHSFLRFEGVGTYATITLNGKSYGRHPVGRTTLTLDVTDALKPGEDNLLEVKAEHPEMISDMPWVCGGCSSEWGFSEGSQPLGIFRPVVLEVTDEVRIEPFGVHIWHDDKAKTVYVETEVKNYSSQTEKIQVVNKLNNADGLKVFRLVEEVTLAPGETKIIRQSAVVENAILWSVENPYLYNLASMIKRGTATTDEITTPFGIRTISWPVKRKDGDGRFYLNGKSVFINGVCEYEHQFGQSHAFSKEQVAARVKQIKAAGFNAFRDAHQPHNLDYQKYWDEDGILFWTQFSAHIWYDTPEFRANFKQLLRQWVKERRNSPSVVMWGLQNESVLPREFAEECSAIIREMDPTAQNMRVITTCNGGEGTDWNVVQNWSGTYGGKPENYKAELAQSDQLLNGEYGAWRSIDLHTEPGAFEQNGVWSEDRMCQLMEMKIRLAEQAKDSVCGQFQWIFSSHDNPGRRQPDEAYRKIDKVGPFNYKGLVTPWEEPLDVYYMYRANYVSAAKDPMVYLVSHTWPDRFATGRRRTTVEAYSNCDSVLLYNDAANTPFLGRKKNNGMGTHFMWEHRDVRYNVLRAVGYYKGKPVAEDILVLNGLERAPHFDALYKEVKTLLKAESGYDYLYRINCGGDNYTDEFGQTWAQDNTSVSHSWAQDFEGLNPYLASQRTTNDPIKGTRDWALFQHFRFGRHKLFYDLPVPDGTYRVELYFIEPWHGTGGSEKTDCEGLRIFDVAVNGKTVLDDLDIWAEAGHDGALKKVVTAEVKGGKLEISFPEVKAGQAVISAIAVARISAEKSILDSTVERIAVDNVTWSWVKANTDTIARTPKELLPEDKNVRTTVTYEAEKAKVQGSYKKIEHRKQNGVSFDKVGKGSIEWNISTGLAQVYALRFKYMNRSGKPITVRLKFVAANGTVLKDDEITFPEASEKWKLMSTTTGTYINAGHYKVILSSADMNGLWLDALDVQ; this is encoded by the coding sequence ATGAAAAGAAATGGTGTGCTTATTCTGTTTTCGTTGATTGTTTGTTCTCTTTTTGCGCAAAACAGCGTTTCTCAAAAGAAGATGGAGGAGGTGTATGAAAAGATCAAAACGCCTTATAAATACGGACTTGTTCTGGCTCCGGAAACAAACAATTACAAGATGGATTGTCCCACCGTGTTTCGGCAGGGTGATAAGTGGTACATGACCTTTGTTATTTACAACGGTCGTTCGGGAAATGATGGTCGTGGATATGAAACATGGTTGGCCGAAAGCGATAATCTGTTGGATTGGAAGACAAAAGGACGGATTCTTTCTTTTCGTGATGGTACTTGGGATACTAACCAACGGGGCGGATTTCCTGCTTTGCCGGACATGGAGTGGGGAGGGAGTTACGCTCTTCAACCTTATAAGGGAAACTATTGGATGACTTACATCGGAGGGGTCAATGCCGGTTATGAAGCCGGTCCACTTCGCATAGGCATGGCTTGGACGAAAGAGAAGAATCTGGGTGAAGCGGTGGAATGGGAATCAATAGAAAAACCGCTTCTTTCTTCGGAAGATAAAAATGCACAGTGGTTTGAGAATCTGACGCAATATAAAAGTACGGTATACTGGGACAAAAAAAAGACATTAGGTTATCCGTTTGTGATGTTCTATAATGCGGGTGGTCGCCATCCGCAAACGCAACTGAAGGGGGAAAGGATCGGTATCGCTCTTTCAAAAGATATGAAGAAATGGAAACGCTATGCCGGTAATCCTGTCTTCAGTCATGAAACGCAGGGAACGATTACGGGGGATGCGCAAATTCAAAAGATGGGTGATGTATATGTCATGTTTTACTTCTCTGCTTTTGCTCCTTCTCGTCAATATAAGGCATTTAACACATTTGCCTGTAGTTATGATTTAATCCATTGGACCGACTGGGCGGGGGATGATTTGATTATTCCTTCCAAAAACTACGATAATCTTTTTGCTCATAAAAGTTGTGTGATTAATCACGATGAGGTGGTTTACCATTTCTATTGCGGGGTAAATAAAGATGATCAGCGTGGCATTGCTGTAGCAACGAGTAAACCGATGGGGCGTTCGGCTGTTCGTTTCCCTCAGCCGGAAGAGAAGAACAGAAGAACGATTCTGCAACTGGATAAAGATTGGAAGACTACCTTGCTGCTTGATCAAGAAAAAAAGGAGCTAACGGATAAGATTTTGCCATCATCATTTACCAAAAGTGAACTTTGGCAGACAGTGAACATCCCTCATAACTGGGATGACTATTATGGCTATCGGCAGTTGACTCATGGCAATCTGCATGCTACTGCTCTTTATAAAAAGTCATTTACTGCTCCGAAAGTTCAGGCAGGGAAGCACTCTTTTTTACGCTTCGAAGGGGTGGGAACTTATGCTACCATCACATTGAATGGGAAGAGTTATGGTCGCCACCCTGTTGGTCGCACCACACTGACACTTGATGTGACGGATGCTTTGAAACCCGGGGAAGATAATCTGCTGGAAGTGAAGGCGGAGCATCCTGAAATGATTTCGGATATGCCTTGGGTTTGTGGTGGTTGCTCTTCGGAATGGGGCTTTAGTGAAGGCTCTCAACCGCTGGGTATCTTTCGTCCGGTAGTGCTTGAGGTTACCGATGAAGTACGCATTGAACCTTTTGGCGTACACATCTGGCATGACGATAAAGCGAAGACTGTGTACGTGGAGACGGAAGTAAAGAACTACAGTTCGCAGACTGAAAAGATTCAAGTGGTGAATAAACTTAATAATGCAGATGGTTTGAAGGTTTTCCGATTGGTGGAGGAGGTAACTCTTGCTCCGGGAGAAACAAAAATAATCAGGCAATCGGCTGTAGTGGAGAATGCGATCTTGTGGAGTGTAGAGAATCCTTATCTTTATAATCTGGCTTCGATGATTAAACGAGGCACGGCTACAACGGACGAAATAACGACTCCTTTTGGCATTCGAACGATCAGTTGGCCTGTAAAGCGTAAGGATGGCGATGGACGTTTCTACTTGAATGGAAAATCGGTCTTCATCAATGGTGTGTGTGAGTACGAACATCAATTCGGGCAAAGTCACGCTTTCAGTAAAGAACAGGTCGCTGCCCGAGTGAAACAAATAAAGGCTGCCGGGTTCAATGCTTTCAGAGATGCGCATCAACCGCACAACTTGGATTATCAGAAATATTGGGATGAGGATGGTATCCTTTTTTGGACGCAATTCTCTGCACACATCTGGTATGACACACCTGAATTTAGAGCGAACTTCAAACAATTACTTCGTCAGTGGGTGAAAGAACGTCGTAATTCTCCATCGGTAGTGATGTGGGGATTGCAGAATGAGAGTGTTCTCCCTCGTGAATTTGCGGAAGAGTGTAGTGCTATTATTCGTGAGATGGATCCAACAGCGCAAAACATGCGTGTGATTACTACTTGCAATGGAGGTGAGGGTACGGACTGGAATGTAGTGCAGAATTGGAGTGGTACGTATGGTGGCAAACCGGAAAATTATAAAGCTGAATTAGCTCAGTCCGACCAATTGCTCAACGGTGAATATGGTGCTTGGAGAAGTATTGACCTGCATACCGAACCGGGAGCTTTTGAGCAAAACGGGGTGTGGAGTGAAGATCGTATGTGTCAGCTGATGGAAATGAAGATTCGTTTGGCGGAACAGGCAAAAGATAGTGTTTGCGGACAATTTCAATGGATATTCAGCAGTCACGATAATCCGGGTCGCCGTCAGCCAGATGAGGCTTATCGGAAGATAGACAAAGTGGGGCCATTCAACTACAAAGGATTGGTTACGCCATGGGAGGAGCCGTTGGATGTATATTATATGTATCGGGCTAACTACGTATCTGCTGCCAAAGATCCGATGGTTTACCTCGTGTCTCACACATGGCCGGACAGATTTGCTACCGGCAGGCGACGGACTACCGTTGAGGCCTATAGCAACTGTGACTCTGTGCTGCTCTATAATGATGCGGCAAATACTCCTTTCTTAGGACGTAAAAAGAATAATGGCATGGGTACTCATTTTATGTGGGAGCATCGGGATGTTCGTTACAATGTGCTTCGTGCAGTGGGTTATTACAAAGGTAAACCTGTTGCAGAGGATATACTTGTACTCAATGGATTGGAACGTGCTCCTCATTTTGATGCACTCTATAAAGAAGTGAAAACTTTATTGAAAGCAGAGAGCGGGTATGATTATCTGTATCGAATAAACTGTGGAGGGGATAATTACACGGATGAGTTTGGACAGACGTGGGCACAAGATAATACATCGGTGTCTCATAGTTGGGCACAAGATTTTGAAGGACTAAATCCTTATCTGGCCAGTCAGCGCACGACCAATGATCCCATAAAAGGTACACGAGACTGGGCATTGTTTCAACATTTCCGTTTCGGCCGTCATAAGTTATTCTACGACTTGCCTGTTCCCGACGGAACATATCGGGTAGAACTCTATTTCATTGAACCTTGGCATGGTACGGGTGGCAGTGAAAAGACGGATTGCGAGGGCTTGCGTATCTTCGACGTGGCAGTGAATGGAAAGACTGTACTCGATGATTTGGATATTTGGGCAGAAGCCGGACACGATGGTGCTCTGAAGAAAGTAGTAACGGCAGAGGTGAAAGGTGGTAAATTGGAAATTTCTTTCCCTGAAGTGAAGGCGGGACAAGCTGTTATCTCTGCCATTGCTGTGGCTAGAATCTCTGCCGAGAAGTCAATATTAGACAGTACTGTAGAGAGAATCGCTGTAGATAATGTTACTTGGAGTTGGGTAAAAGCGAACACTGATACGATTGCACGGACTCCGAAAGAGTTGTTGCCCGAAGATAAGAATGTACGTACCACTGTTACTTATGAAGCTGAAAAGGCAAAAGTGCAAGGTTCGTATAAAAAGATAGAACACCGTAAACAGAATGGCGTTTCTTTTGATAAAGTAGGCAAAGGTAGCATTGAGTGGAACATTTCTACCGGATTGGCTCAGGTATATGCTCTTCGCTTTAAGTATATGAACAGAAGTGGCAAGCCGATAACGGTTCGGTTGAAGTTTGTAGCTGCTAACGGCACGGTATTGAAAGATGATGAAATAACATTCCCCGAAGCATCTGAGAAATGGAAATTAATGAGTACCACTACGGGAACATATATCAATGCCGGACATTACAAGGTGATACTTTCGTCTGCCGATATGAACGGGCTGTGGCTAGATGCTCTGGATGTGCAATAA
- a CDS encoding glycoside hydrolase family 2 TIM barrel-domain containing protein, with protein sequence MKLVNALLGTFCLLGGFCQAQQLHDWENQHVLQINREPARAAFYGYDKKAGDRLLSLDGTWKFRWTPTPDGKIADFYATTFNDRLWTDFKVPANWENNGYGTPIYVSSGYPFKIDPPRVMGEPKQTYTTYKERNPVGQYRRTFTLPETWKASGQTFLRFDGVMSAFYVWINGERVGYSQGSMEPSEFNITSYLHSGKNQIVLEVYKYSDGSYLEDQDFWRFGGIHRSITLFHTQDIRISDFAVRTLLDNTYTDATLQIDPKFSVFGSEKGKGYKLIATLTDAEGQLISSTPVDVESILDLDHKASVMNEWFPQRGPRKMGRISIPVINPKKWTAETPSLYTLQLCLNDSAGRTKEVVNTKVGFRSIEIKNGQMLVNGKPIRFRGVNRHEHDPLTARVMTEKRMLQDVLLMKQANINAVRTSHYPNVPRWYELCDSIGLYVMDEADIEEHGLRGTLASTPDWHAAFLDRAVRMAERDKNHPSVVMWSMGNESGYGPNFAAISAWLHDFDPTRPVHYEGAQGLEGHPDPATVDVISRFYTRVQQEYLNPGIAEGADKERPENARWERLLSIAQRTNDNRPVLTSEYAHSMGNALGNFKEYWDEMYSNPRMLGGFIWDWVDQGIYKTLPNGRTMVAYGGDFGDVPNLKAFCFNGVVRSDREITPKYMEVKKVYAPVYLKLLDGSSLQVVNHNHHIGLENYRCLWTLSVDGKTRKQGELTLPEVAPGDSASMELPSAIRDFSSPKGTDVRLLCRIVLRENVLWAKAGYEVSWEQFCLQQGKLSGAEIINKGKLQVDERTKNLTVKGKGFSASWNTQNGTLVSLNYDGCEMLAQAPVTQAFRAPTDNDKGFGNWLAKDWELNGLDKPTYELQLFTHRLRADGAVVVESKIANKYKNGNIVTATTYTITTDGEIDVKCKFLPVGNLPELPRLGITMALPAGYENLTWYGRGLSDSYPDRKTACTIGLWSGKVADQYTHYPRPQESGNKEDVTFLTLTNAKGQGVRVQAIENNFSASALHYTAQDLYTTAHDCDLVARKEVILNLDAAVLGLGNSSCGPGVLKKYAIEKKEHTLHVRFIRVK encoded by the coding sequence ATGAAGTTAGTGAATGCATTATTGGGCACTTTTTGTTTGCTGGGTGGTTTCTGCCAGGCACAGCAACTGCATGATTGGGAAAATCAGCATGTGCTTCAAATAAATCGTGAGCCTGCCAGGGCTGCATTTTATGGATATGATAAGAAGGCGGGAGACCGCCTTTTGTCTCTTGATGGAACATGGAAATTTCGCTGGACGCCTACACCGGATGGCAAGATCGCTGATTTCTATGCCACTACTTTCAATGATCGTTTATGGACAGACTTTAAGGTTCCCGCCAACTGGGAGAACAACGGATATGGTACCCCTATCTATGTCTCCTCCGGTTATCCATTTAAGATTGACCCACCCAGAGTGATGGGCGAACCAAAGCAGACTTATACCACCTATAAAGAAAGGAATCCGGTAGGGCAGTATCGCCGTACATTTACGTTGCCGGAGACTTGGAAAGCTAGTGGACAAACTTTTCTTCGTTTTGATGGGGTGATGAGTGCATTCTATGTTTGGATAAACGGTGAACGTGTGGGTTATAGTCAGGGAAGCATGGAACCTAGTGAATTTAACATCACTTCTTATTTGCATAGCGGTAAGAATCAGATAGTTCTTGAGGTTTATAAATATAGTGATGGTTCTTATCTCGAAGATCAGGACTTTTGGCGCTTCGGAGGCATTCATCGGAGTATCACCCTCTTTCACACTCAGGATATTCGAATCAGTGACTTCGCTGTACGTACCTTGCTGGATAATACTTATACGGATGCTACCTTACAGATAGATCCGAAATTCTCTGTTTTCGGAAGCGAAAAAGGGAAGGGATATAAGTTGATTGCCACATTGACGGATGCGGAAGGGCAATTGATCTCTTCTACTCCGGTCGATGTGGAGTCTATCCTCGATTTGGATCATAAGGCTTCTGTGATGAATGAATGGTTTCCGCAACGGGGGCCCCGTAAGATGGGACGCATCAGCATCCCTGTAATCAATCCGAAGAAATGGACTGCCGAAACACCATCTCTTTATACTCTTCAATTGTGTTTGAACGACAGCGCAGGACGTACCAAAGAGGTAGTAAACACCAAAGTGGGTTTTCGTAGCATAGAAATTAAGAATGGGCAGATGTTAGTCAACGGAAAACCCATCCGCTTCAGAGGGGTAAACCGTCACGAACATGACCCGCTTACTGCTCGTGTCATGACAGAAAAACGCATGCTGCAAGATGTGTTGCTTATGAAACAGGCGAACATCAATGCTGTTCGCACCAGTCATTATCCAAATGTACCTCGCTGGTATGAATTGTGCGATAGCATCGGACTCTATGTCATGGATGAAGCAGATATAGAAGAACATGGTTTGCGTGGCACATTGGCCAGTACGCCCGATTGGCATGCTGCCTTTCTGGATCGCGCTGTACGTATGGCCGAACGAGATAAAAACCATCCATCGGTGGTGATGTGGAGCATGGGCAATGAGAGTGGTTATGGACCTAACTTTGCTGCTATATCGGCATGGTTGCACGACTTTGATCCAACTCGTCCGGTGCATTACGAAGGAGCACAAGGTTTGGAGGGTCATCCTGATCCGGCTACGGTGGATGTGATTAGCCGTTTCTATACACGTGTACAACAAGAATATTTAAACCCCGGTATTGCAGAGGGAGCCGATAAAGAACGTCCGGAGAATGCTCGTTGGGAACGCTTGCTAAGCATTGCTCAACGTACAAACGACAACCGTCCGGTGCTGACAAGCGAGTATGCACACAGTATGGGCAATGCGCTGGGTAACTTTAAGGAATATTGGGATGAGATGTATAGTAACCCACGCATGTTGGGCGGCTTCATTTGGGATTGGGTAGATCAAGGGATCTATAAAACACTGCCTAATGGTCGCACGATGGTGGCTTACGGAGGTGACTTTGGTGATGTACCTAATCTGAAAGCTTTCTGTTTTAATGGAGTGGTGAGAAGCGATCGGGAGATTACGCCTAAGTATATGGAGGTGAAAAAGGTTTATGCACCTGTTTATCTCAAATTGCTTGATGGTTCTTCTTTGCAGGTTGTTAATCACAACCATCACATCGGACTCGAAAATTATCGCTGTTTGTGGACGCTATCTGTTGATGGTAAAACCCGTAAACAAGGGGAACTTACTCTTCCTGAAGTTGCACCCGGTGATAGTGCATCGATGGAACTTCCTTCAGCTATTCGTGATTTTTCTTCTCCTAAAGGAACAGATGTTCGTCTTTTGTGTCGCATCGTATTGCGTGAAAATGTTCTTTGGGCTAAAGCGGGATACGAGGTTAGCTGGGAGCAATTCTGCCTGCAACAAGGCAAGCTTTCCGGAGCTGAAATAATAAATAAGGGTAAATTGCAAGTGGATGAAAGGACTAAAAATCTGACTGTAAAAGGAAAAGGATTTTCTGCTTCTTGGAATACACAGAATGGAACACTTGTATCGTTGAATTATGATGGTTGTGAGATGTTGGCGCAAGCTCCTGTTACGCAAGCTTTTCGGGCACCGACAGACAATGATAAAGGTTTCGGCAACTGGTTGGCCAAAGATTGGGAACTTAACGGGTTGGATAAACCAACCTATGAATTGCAGTTGTTCACTCATCGTTTACGAGCAGACGGTGCGGTAGTTGTGGAATCTAAAATAGCCAATAAATACAAGAACGGAAACATTGTTACGGCAACAACTTATACGATTACTACGGATGGTGAGATAGACGTAAAATGTAAGTTTCTGCCTGTAGGTAACTTACCGGAGTTGCCTCGTCTGGGCATCACAATGGCTTTACCTGCCGGCTATGAAAACCTTACGTGGTATGGGCGTGGCCTGTCAGATAGCTACCCTGATCGGAAAACAGCTTGCACCATTGGTTTGTGGAGTGGTAAAGTAGCAGATCAATATACGCATTACCCTCGTCCGCAAGAAAGTGGCAACAAAGAAGATGTGACTTTTCTGACCTTGACGAATGCCAAAGGTCAGGGAGTGAGAGTACAAGCGATCGAAAACAACTTCTCTGCATCGGCTTTGCACTATACTGCTCAGGATCTTTACACTACCGCACATGATTGTGATTTGGTTGCACGCAAAGAAGTAATTCTGAACCTTGATGCGGCAGTATTAGGTTTGGGCAACAGTAGCTGTGGCCCGGGAGTATTGAAAAAATATGCGATTGAGAAGAAAGAACATACCCTTCATGTACGCTTTATACGGGTGAAGTAG
- a CDS encoding glycoside hydrolase family 2 TIM barrel-domain containing protein, with amino-acid sequence MIDRRLKWHRILSAFSLLLASVATGSAQNKVPVTETHYLSGHGADDMVQWDFFCTEGRNSGKWTKIGVPSCWELQGFGQYQYGISFYGKPFPEGIANEKGMYKYEFDVPQQWRGSQIELVFEASMTDTEVKVNGRKAGSKHQGAFYRFSYNVTDMLKYGKKNLLEVTVSKESENAGVNLAERRADYWNFGGIFRPVFLEIKPALNIQRMAIDAKADGSFTANCYLNNAADNVKLRTVILDKKGKNISETITPVKAGSDWTTVRTSVSNPLLWTAETPDRYKAEFSLLAQDGSVLHREMESFGFRTIEVKESDGLYINGVRVNIRGVNRHSFRPETGRTLSKAKNIEDVLLIKSMNMNSVRLSHYPADPDFLQACDSLGLYVMSELGGWHGKYDTPTGVKLIESMVERDVNHPSIIWWSNGNEKGWNTELDCEFHKHDPQARPVIHPQGNFSGFETMHYRSYGESQEYMRLPQIFMPTEFLHGLYDGGHGAGLWDYWEMMRKHPRCIGGFLWVLADEGVKRVDMNGFIDNQGNFGADGIVGPHHEKEGSYYTIKQIWNPVQVMNKQLTKAFDGVLQIENRYDFLNLNTCTFNWKYVTFPLATDGKKEVKVLKQGEAKGENIAAHQAGTMKIAAAVKDADALILTAVDTFGKELFTWSYTLGNISATKELATNGAKPTYTETAEAVIAKAGGREFTFCKKDGQLKAVKVGDKQITFANGPRFIGARRADRSLDQFYNHDDENAKQKDRTYTEFVDATVFTGFDIKETEGKLLVTANYKLGNFDKAQWSILADGTLALDYTYNFSGVVDLMGIRFDYPEDKVLSKQWLGDGPYRVWQNRLHGPQYNLWENDYNDPVPGESFTYPEFKGYFAHVSWMNIRTKEGEISIANETPDTYVGVYQPRDGRDRLLYTLPESGISLLNVIPAVRNKVNSTDLCGPSSQPKWVNGQQHGRIVFRFNGTK; translated from the coding sequence ATGATTGACAGACGATTAAAATGGCATCGCATTCTATCGGCTTTTTCGCTTTTGTTAGCGTCCGTAGCCACAGGAAGTGCGCAAAACAAGGTTCCGGTAACTGAAACTCACTATCTATCGGGCCATGGAGCTGATGATATGGTGCAGTGGGATTTCTTTTGCACGGAGGGACGTAATTCAGGTAAATGGACGAAGATAGGAGTGCCTTCTTGCTGGGAGTTGCAGGGTTTTGGTCAGTATCAGTATGGCATCAGTTTTTACGGAAAGCCTTTTCCTGAGGGCATTGCGAATGAGAAGGGTATGTATAAATATGAATTTGATGTACCTCAACAATGGCGGGGTAGCCAGATCGAATTGGTGTTTGAAGCCTCGATGACGGATACAGAGGTGAAGGTGAACGGTCGTAAGGCCGGAAGCAAACATCAAGGTGCATTCTACCGTTTCTCATACAACGTAACCGATATGCTGAAGTATGGCAAGAAGAATCTGCTGGAGGTAACGGTGAGCAAAGAAAGCGAGAATGCCGGAGTGAATCTGGCCGAACGTCGTGCTGATTATTGGAACTTCGGAGGTATCTTTCGTCCTGTATTCCTCGAGATAAAGCCCGCATTGAACATTCAAAGAATGGCTATCGATGCAAAGGCCGATGGTAGTTTTACAGCGAATTGCTATTTGAATAATGCTGCCGATAACGTGAAGCTTCGTACCGTCATTCTTGATAAGAAGGGAAAGAATATTTCTGAAACGATAACTCCGGTGAAAGCGGGAAGTGACTGGACAACCGTAAGAACAAGCGTAAGCAATCCATTACTTTGGACAGCCGAAACACCCGACCGTTATAAGGCCGAGTTCTCTCTGTTGGCACAGGATGGTAGCGTTCTTCATCGTGAAATGGAATCATTCGGTTTTCGTACCATCGAGGTAAAGGAAAGTGATGGCTTATATATAAATGGCGTACGTGTGAATATCCGTGGAGTGAATCGTCACAGTTTCCGTCCCGAAACCGGACGAACATTGAGCAAAGCCAAGAACATAGAAGACGTGCTACTGATTAAGAGCATGAATATGAATTCTGTTCGTCTTTCGCACTATCCGGCCGATCCTGACTTTTTGCAAGCTTGCGACTCTCTGGGATTGTATGTGATGAGTGAATTGGGCGGATGGCATGGCAAATATGATACACCTACTGGAGTGAAACTGATTGAAAGCATGGTGGAAAGGGACGTGAATCATCCTTCTATCATCTGGTGGAGCAATGGAAATGAAAAAGGATGGAACACGGAACTTGATTGTGAATTTCACAAGCACGATCCTCAAGCCCGTCCGGTAATTCATCCACAAGGAAACTTCAGTGGTTTTGAAACGATGCATTACCGTTCGTATGGCGAAAGTCAGGAGTATATGAGACTTCCGCAAATCTTTATGCCTACAGAGTTTTTGCATGGTTTGTATGATGGTGGTCATGGTGCCGGCTTATGGGATTATTGGGAAATGATGCGTAAACATCCTCGCTGCATCGGTGGATTCCTCTGGGTGCTGGCCGATGAAGGAGTGAAGCGTGTGGATATGAATGGTTTCATTGATAATCAGGGTAACTTTGGCGCCGATGGCATTGTGGGCCCTCATCACGAAAAGGAGGGTAGCTACTATACAATCAAGCAAATCTGGAATCCTGTTCAGGTGATGAATAAACAATTGACGAAGGCATTTGATGGTGTGCTACAGATAGAAAATCGCTATGATTTCCTGAATCTGAACACTTGTACTTTCAATTGGAAGTACGTGACTTTCCCTTTAGCTACGGATGGAAAGAAAGAGGTGAAAGTATTGAAGCAAGGTGAGGCAAAGGGAGAGAATATTGCTGCTCACCAAGCCGGAACCATGAAGATTGCTGCTGCTGTGAAAGATGCTGATGCGTTGATTTTAACTGCCGTTGATACATTTGGTAAAGAACTATTTACTTGGAGCTATACTCTCGGAAATATTTCTGCTACCAAAGAACTTGCTACAAATGGTGCTAAACCAACTTACACAGAAACAGCTGAGGCGGTAATTGCTAAGGCAGGCGGACGTGAATTTACTTTCTGCAAGAAAGATGGACAACTAAAAGCGGTTAAGGTAGGTGATAAACAGATCACTTTCGCCAACGGCCCTCGCTTTATTGGTGCTCGTCGTGCAGATCGTTCTCTGGATCAATTCTATAACCACGATGATGAGAATGCAAAACAGAAAGATCGTACCTATACCGAATTTGTTGATGCAACTGTCTTTACCGGCTTTGATATCAAGGAAACAGAAGGTAAGTTGCTTGTTACAGCTAACTACAAGCTTGGTAACTTTGATAAGGCTCAATGGAGCATCCTGGCTGATGGAACTTTAGCACTGGATTATACCTATAATTTCTCCGGAGTAGTAGATTTGATGGGTATTCGTTTCGATTATCCGGAAGATAAAGTATTGAGTAAGCAATGGTTGGGTGACGGTCCTTATCGGGTATGGCAAAACCGTTTGCATGGTCCGCAATACAACCTTTGGGAGAATGACTATAATGATCCTGTTCCCGGTGAAAGCTTTACGTATCCCGAGTTCAAAGGCTATTTTGCCCATGTTTCGTGGATGAACATTCGTACAAAAGAGGGTGAGATTAGTATTGCCAATGAGACTCCTGACACTTATGTGGGTGTTTATCAGCCACGTGATGGACGTGACAGATTGCTCTATACACTTCCTGAAAGCGGAATTTCTCTGTTGAATGTAATTCCTGCCGTACGCAACAAAGTGAATTCAACTGATCTTTGTGGACCATCATCACAACCTAAGTGGGTAAATGGTCAGCAACATGGACGTATTGTTTTCCGTTTCAACGGAACAAAATAA